In Rutidosis leptorrhynchoides isolate AG116_Rl617_1_P2 chromosome 2, CSIRO_AGI_Rlap_v1, whole genome shotgun sequence, one genomic interval encodes:
- the LOC139893922 gene encoding sugar transporter ERD6-like 6 — translation MSSDHEDGKDLRKPFLHTGSWYRMGSRQSSMMTSSQMIRDRSVSVLACVLIVALGPIQFGFTGGYSSPTQNAIMRDLKLTVSEFSLFGSLSNVGAMVGAIASGQIAEYIGRKGSLMIAAIPNIIGWLCISFAQDTPFLYMGRLLEGFGVGIVSYTVPVYIAEIAPQNMRGGLGSVNQLSVTIGIMLAYLLGLFVNWRMLAVLGTLPCLILIPGLFFIPESPRWLAKMGMTDDFESSLQVLRGFDTDITVEVNEIKRSVASSNRRTAIRFSDLKHRRYWFPLMIGIGLLVLQQSSGINGVLFYASNIFQSAGISSSDVATLGLGAIQVLATAVSTWLVDKTGRRILLTVSSAGMTLSLVVVATSFFVKGFVDESSSSYAAMGILSVVGVVGMVIAFSLGMGPIPWIIMSEILPVNIKGLAGSIATLANWFIAWLITMTAPLLLAWSSGGTFTLYLAMCAATVLFTSCLVPETKGKTLEEIQFSLR, via the exons ATGAGTTCCGATCATGAAGATGGAAAAGATCTCAGAAAACCATTTCTACATACCGGTAGTTGGTATCGTATGGGCTCAAGACAATCCAGTATGATGACGTCATCTCAAATGATTAGAGATCGCTCTGTTTCTGTTCTTGCTTGTGTTTTAATCGTTGCTCTTGGTCCCATTCAATTCGGTTTCACT GGTGGTTATTCATCACCTACTCAAAATGCTATTATGAGAGATCTTAAACTTACAGTGTCTGAG TTCTCTTTGTTTGGATCTTTATCAAATGTGGGTGCTATGGTTGGTGCAATCGCTAGTGGTCAAATTGCGGAATATATTGGCCGAAAAGGG TCCTTGATGATTGCAGCTATCCCTAATATTATTGGCTGGCTTTGTATATCATTTGCCCAA GATACACCGTTTCTTTACATGGGACGATTGTTGGAAGGCTTTGGTGTCGGGATCGTATCATATACG GTTCCTGTCTATATAGCCGAGATAGCACCACAAAACATGAGAGGTGGACTAGGTTCTGTCAATCAG CTATCTGTCACAATTGGGATAATGCTTGCGTATTTGCTTGGACTTTTTGTCAATTGGAGAATGCTTGCAGTTTTAG GAACTTTGCCATGCTTAATTTTGATACCTGGTCTCTTTTTCATCCCCGAATCTCCTAGGTGGCTG GCAAAGATGGGTATGACAGATGATTTTGAATCGTCTTTGCAAGTTCTTCGTGGTTTTGATACTGATATTACTGTTGAAGTAAATGAAATTAAG AGGTCCGTTGCATCGTCAAACAGAAGAACTGCAATTCGTTTTTCAGACCTTAAACACAGAAGATATTGGTTCCCTTTGATG ATAGGAATTGGTTTACTCGTCCTTCAACAATCAAGTGGAATCAATGGCGTACTCTTCTATGCCAGTAACATCTTTCAATCTGCAG GAATTTCTAGTAGTGATGTGGCTACGTTGGGACTTGGTGCGATCCAA GTTCTTGCGACTGCCGTATCCACATGGTTGGTTGACAAAACAGGCCGTAGAATTTTGTTAACT GTGTCTTCTGCTGGAATGACTCTCAGTCTAGTAGTCGTTGCAACTTCCTTCTTTGTTAAG GGTTTTGTGGATGAAAGTTCTTCATCATATGCTGCAATGGGTATCTTATCGGTGGTTGGAGTTGTG GGTATGGTGATTGCTTTTTCTCTTGGAATGGGACCGATCCCGTGGATTATAATGTCCGAG ATTCTTCCTGTGAATATAAAAGGACTTGCTGGGAGCATAGCAACGTTAGCCAATTGGTTCATCGCGTGGCTCATTACTATGACAGCACCTTTGCTTTTAGCATGGAGTAGTGGag GAACATTCACTTTGTACCTGGCTATGTGTGCTGCTACTGTTTTATTTACGTCCTGCTTGGTACCCGAAACAAAGGGCAAAACATTGGAGGAGATCCAGTTTTCTCTGAGATGA
- the LOC139893923 gene encoding uncharacterized protein isoform X1 produces MALAPESPSKIILGSSSIARRKILAEMGYEFTHMSADIDEKAIRTEKPEELVMALAKAKAEAIVSKLQASVDKEKDSKHSILIASDTAEGKTKLHIGEDKDAEPTLLITCDQVVVYEGAIREKPESKEEARRFIEGYSGKYAETVSSVFVTNLKTGFTKGDFDKVEIYFHEIPDHVIDKLIEEGLVLKVAGALIIEHPLIVPYVKDVNGTTDSVMGLPKALTDKLLKEAMKA; encoded by the exons ATGGCACTAGCTCCCGAGTCTCCATCCAAG ATAATCCTGGGATCATCTTCGATTGCTCGTCGAAAAATATTAGCTGAAATGGGATATGAGTTCACTCACATG tcTGCAGATATTGATGAGAAAGCCATTCGGACCGAAAAACCAGAAGAATTAGTGATGGCACTTGCGAAAGCAAAG GCTGAAGCCATTGTGTCCAAACTTCAAGCTAGTGTTGATAAGGAGAAAGATTCAAAACACAGTATCTTAATTGCATCTGATACA GCAGAAGGTAAAACAAAGCTCCATATCGGTGAAGACAAGGATGCCGAGCCAACACTACTAATTACTTGTGATCAA GTGGTGGTCTATGAAGGTGCAATAAGGGAAAAACCCGAGAGCAAAGAAGAAGCACGTCGATTTATTGAAG GTTATTCTGGCAAGTATGCAGAGACTGTTAGCTCGGTTTTTGTTACAAACCTCAAAACTGGATTCACTAAAGGGGATTTTGACAAAGTGGAG ATTTATTTCCATGAGATACCGGACCATGTTATTGACAAGCTG ATAGAAGAGGGACTCGTGCTCAAAGTTGCTGGAGCTTTGATAATTGAACATCCTTTAATCGTCCCATACGTCAAAGATGTG AACGGGACAACTGATAGTGTGATGGGACTTCCTAAAGCTTTGACTGACAAATTATTGAAGGAGGCAATGAAAGCATGA
- the LOC139893923 gene encoding uncharacterized protein isoform X2: MALAPESPSKIILGSSSIARRKILAEMGYEFTHMSADIDEKAIRTEKPEELVMALAKAKAEAIVSKLQASVDKEKDSKHSILIASDTVVVYEGAIREKPESKEEARRFIEGYSGKYAETVSSVFVTNLKTGFTKGDFDKVEIYFHEIPDHVIDKLIEEGLVLKVAGALIIEHPLIVPYVKDVNGTTDSVMGLPKALTDKLLKEAMKA, encoded by the exons ATGGCACTAGCTCCCGAGTCTCCATCCAAG ATAATCCTGGGATCATCTTCGATTGCTCGTCGAAAAATATTAGCTGAAATGGGATATGAGTTCACTCACATG tcTGCAGATATTGATGAGAAAGCCATTCGGACCGAAAAACCAGAAGAATTAGTGATGGCACTTGCGAAAGCAAAG GCTGAAGCCATTGTGTCCAAACTTCAAGCTAGTGTTGATAAGGAGAAAGATTCAAAACACAGTATCTTAATTGCATCTGATACA GTGGTGGTCTATGAAGGTGCAATAAGGGAAAAACCCGAGAGCAAAGAAGAAGCACGTCGATTTATTGAAG GTTATTCTGGCAAGTATGCAGAGACTGTTAGCTCGGTTTTTGTTACAAACCTCAAAACTGGATTCACTAAAGGGGATTTTGACAAAGTGGAG ATTTATTTCCATGAGATACCGGACCATGTTATTGACAAGCTG ATAGAAGAGGGACTCGTGCTCAAAGTTGCTGGAGCTTTGATAATTGAACATCCTTTAATCGTCCCATACGTCAAAGATGTG AACGGGACAACTGATAGTGTGATGGGACTTCCTAAAGCTTTGACTGACAAATTATTGAAGGAGGCAATGAAAGCATGA
- the LOC139893924 gene encoding uncharacterized protein, whose protein sequence is MDGMISDMHGTNGFKGEHDIGIWSSHEGNQKIDAGKQIFCNSAVNMKNIVAVGFDMDYTLAQYKADTFESLAYDGTVAKLVSNLGYPEELLGWCFDWTYMVRGLVLDKKRGNVLKMDRHKYVKVAYHGFRLIPKHEKVATYGNTFIRDAFDGPDYAHIDTLFSLAEAYLFAQLVEFKDSNPGKLSEGKDYYRIYTDVRAAVDMCHRDGTLKKMVAQDPKRYINEDNSIVPMLKMLKTSGRAVFLVTNSLWDYTNVVMNFVFGRHEMDGNSSLSLDWLQHFDFIITGSAKPGFFHDENRASLFMVEPDSGKLINTDNGTPLAQVGGPEIEVPDHIPNKYCKVFQGGNVGHLHKLLNVGSSSQVLYVGDHIYGDILRSKKILGWRTMLVVPEIEKEVNVLLSHRNMRKELQLLRSERDLIEDQIHHSKWSLKHENLDANEKEKITSTLELLEAQRARVRAAHQESQRIFHQKFHPVWGQLMKTGYQNSRFAHQVERFACLYTSQVGNLGLYSPAKYYRPGEDFMAHESDVLSQ, encoded by the exons ATGGACGGAATGATATCAGACATGCATGGAACCAATGGATTTAAAGGTGAACATGACATCGGGATTTGGTCATCCCATGAAGGTAATCAAAAAATTGACGCTGGTAAACAAATTTTTTGTAATAGCGCCGTGAATATGAAAAACATTGTTGCTGTTGGGTTCGATATGGATTACACCCTGGCGCAGTACAAGGCTGATACTTTCGAATCCCTTGCGTATGATGGTACCGTTGCAAAGCTTGTTAGCAACTTGGGATATCCTGAAGAG CTACTGGGATGGTGTTTTGATTGGACATACATGGTGAGAGGACTTGTTCTTGATAAGAAGAGAGGAAATGTACTGAAG ATGGACAGACATAAGTATGTGAAAGTAGCGTACCATGGATTCAGGTTGATACCGAAGCACGAAAAAGTTGCTACTTATGGGAACACCTTCATCCGAGATGCATTTGATGGTCCGGACTATGCCCATATTGACACCCTTTTCTCGCTAGCCGAAGCTTATTTATTTGCTCAACTGGTGGAGTTCAAGGACAGTAACCCAGGGAAACTTTCAGAGGGAAAAGA CTACTATCGTATTTATACGGATGTGCGTGCTGCTGTTGATATGTGCCATCGTGATGGAACCTTGAAGAAGATGGTTGCTCAAGATCCAAAAAG GTATATTAATGAGGACAACTCGATAGTCCCAATGCTTAAAATGCTGAAAACTTCTGGTCGTGCTGTCTTCTTAGTGACAAACAG CCTTTGGGATTATACGAATGTGGTAATGAATTTTGTGTTTGGGAGGCATGAGATGGATGGAAATTCCTCTTTGAGTCTTGATTGGCTCCAACACTTCGACTTTATCATCACTGGCAG TGCAAAGCCTGGCTTTTTCCATGACGAGAATCGTGCTAGTCTTTTTATGGTTGAGCCCGACTCAGGAAAGCTTATTAATACCGACAACGGCACTCCGCTTGCTCAG GTGGGAGGTCCTGAGATAGAGGTGCCAGATCACATCCCGAATAAATATTGTAAGGTGTTCCAGGGAGGTAATGTAGGGCATCTGCATAAATTACTTAATGTGGGCTCCAGTTCACAG GTTCTTTATGTTGGAGATCACATCTATGGTGATATCCTACGCAGCAAAAAAATTCTGG GTTGGAGGACGATGCTTGTTGTTCCGGAAATTGAAAAGGAGGTCAACGTTCTCTTATCCCATCGCAACATGCGAAAG GAACTTCAGCTGCTGAGGAGCGAGCGAGATCTGATTGAAGACCAGATCCATCATTCAAAGTGGTCACTCAA GCATGAAAATCTGGATGCTAATGAAAAGGAAAAGATCACTTCTACGCTTGAATTGCTTGAG GCTCAGCGTGCACGTGTTAGGGCAGCACATCAAGAGTCCCAAAGAATTTTTCACCAGAAG TTTCATCCGGTATGGGGGCAGCTTATGAAAACTGGGTACCAGAACTCTCGCTTTGCACACCAG GTGGAGCGATTTGCTTGTCTGTACACAAGTCAAGTTGGTAATCTGGGCCTATACTCTCCAGCAAAATACTATAGGCCAGGCGAGGACTTCATGGCCCATGAGTCTGACGTCCTCTCTCAGTAA